The Microcystis panniformis FACHB-1757 region AACGCCTATTGTAGGGCTAATTCATGAATTAGCCCTACACATAGTAATTTCAGTTCCCATCTGATTAGGAGCATCTTTCAATTTGACAACGCCACATTTTTACCCCACCACCGATAAACTATCAACAATTAGCGAGGGAGTATAACAGGAACCATTCCATTGATTATCGGCCCCCAAAGCGATTAAATTTTGCAAAGCCGTATAAACATTTCCCGTCACCATTGTATCTTTAACTCGTCCGGTGATTTTGCCCTTTTCTATGCGATAACCCAGATCGATATTGACAGAAAAATCGCCCGAAATATCCGCCCCATGACCTAAAATTTGGTCGATAACTAGGCCTTCATCTATTTGCGAGATTAAATCCGCTAAAGTTCCCTCTCCCGGTGCCACGATTAAATTAACCAAATCCGGCATGGGATAAACCCCTAAACTAGGACGAAAACCGTTCCCCGTCGGAGTAGTTTTTAATAGTCTGGCTGTGGTACGATCGCTATAGAATTCCTTAACTCTACCTCCCTCAATTAAAGATAAAAATTTGGTAGGAGTTCCCTCATCATCAAAGGGACAACTATAGGGTTCTCGGTCTGGTTGTTGGGATAAAGTGAACTTTTCTGACATCACCAATTGACCGATTTTATCACTCCAGGGCGAGGACTTTTCTAAGATCTGTTTACCATTTAAAGCCATCGCCACCGTACCCCATAACAGGGTAACTGCATTAGCAGTCAATAAAATTGGTAATTTTCCCGTGGGACTATCCACATTATTGGCGGCCCATTGTAGTCGCTGTAATAACTGTTTAATTACCGTATCGGGATGAGGTGTACTGCGAGTATATTCCCCATCATAAACCGCCAGAAAATCCTCCCCCCGTACCCATTCAATCCCCAGATAATAACTCAAAGCTGTATCGGTATATTGACAATATAAACCCTGGGAATTAACCAAACGGGTGATTTCCCGTTCACATTCCCATTCACCACTACAAATAACCTCAGGATAAACTTGGCGAATTTGGCCAATCATTTGATTACCCATCTCGATTAAAGATTCTACGGCCACATCCTGGCCAATCGGGTCATAAATTGCCTGTCGTGGTGCCGAAAATTCGATTTCTTCGGGGGCATTGAGATAGGATAAATTTAACGCAGTTTCTACTAAAATTTCCGGTTCCACATCACCATAACCCACCGCTAACCCTGGACAACCCTCGCGCCATAATCTTAAGGCAGTTCCCACGGATTCGGAACTTTCTAGCTGTTTGAGACGATTAGCCTCAAAAAAAACGGGA contains the following coding sequences:
- a CDS encoding TldD/PmbA family protein, producing the protein MTIDPQQLIELALKSGAVAAEVYQSSSLSHPVFFEANRLKQLESSESVGTALRLWREGCPGLAVGYGDVEPEILVETALNLSYLNAPEEIEFSAPRQAIYDPIGQDVAVESLIEMGNQMIGQIRQVYPEVICSGEWECEREITRLVNSQGLYCQYTDTALSYYLGIEWVRGEDFLAVYDGEYTRSTPHPDTVIKQLLQRLQWAANNVDSPTGKLPILLTANAVTLLWGTVAMALNGKQILEKSSPWSDKIGQLVMSEKFTLSQQPDREPYSCPFDDEGTPTKFLSLIEGGRVKEFYSDRTTARLLKTTPTGNGFRPSLGVYPMPDLVNLIVAPGEGTLADLISQIDEGLVIDQILGHGADISGDFSVNIDLGYRIEKGKITGRVKDTMVTGNVYTALQNLIALGADNQWNGSCYTPSLIVDSLSVVG